The following are from one region of the Cloacibacterium normanense genome:
- a CDS encoding 3'-5' exonuclease yields MIKNIPIEKVLFLDIETVPQVSNFAELSEAEQKLWDKKTARQREEDISAEDFYRDRAGIMAEFGKIICISIGIYDKNNKILIRSFAGDHEEELLKEFGEIFNRPKLQNVILCAHNGKEFDFPWIARRFLINGMQPPIPFQMFGKKPWEIPHLDTMELWKFGDWKSFISLELMAHIFGVPTPKDDIDGSMVSSIYYIEKDLPRIVKYCEKDVLTLANIFRKMRQEDLLERRED; encoded by the coding sequence CGTTCCGCAAGTAAGTAATTTTGCAGAACTTTCTGAAGCCGAACAAAAACTTTGGGACAAAAAAACTGCAAGACAAAGAGAAGAAGATATTTCTGCCGAAGATTTTTACAGAGATAGAGCTGGAATAATGGCAGAATTTGGTAAAATTATTTGCATTTCTATTGGGATTTACGATAAAAATAATAAAATTCTCATCAGAAGTTTTGCAGGAGACCATGAAGAAGAATTATTAAAAGAATTTGGAGAAATTTTCAATCGCCCGAAGTTGCAAAACGTAATTTTGTGTGCACACAACGGAAAAGAATTTGATTTTCCTTGGATTGCTAGAAGATTTCTCATTAATGGAATGCAACCACCAATTCCATTCCAGATGTTTGGAAAAAAACCTTGGGAAATCCCGCATCTTGATACGATGGAATTGTGGAAATTTGGTGATTGGAAAAGTTTTATTTCTTTGGAATTAATGGCGCATATTTTTGGCGTTCCTACTCCCAAAGATGATATAGATGGTTCTATGGTTTCGTCTATTTATTATATAGAAAAAGACTTGCCGAGAATTGTAAAATATTGCGAAAAAGATGTGCTAACTTTGGCCAATATCTTTCGCAAAATGAGACAAGAAGATTTATTAGAAAGAAGAGAAGATTAA